Genomic DNA from Ilyobacter polytropus DSM 2926:
TCTTTTCTTTTTTCTCTTTAGACAATTTCTCAATTATTGCAAAGAGTTTTTTTACATTAAATCCTGTTTCAGCACTTAATTCTATAACCTCTTCTGCAAAATTATTTTTTATAAAATAATCTTTCCATACTTTCAAATCCTCTTTGTTTACAAGGTCAGCTTTATTTAAAATAATTATTCTTTTTTTGTTTTTAGCAAATTTTACGATATCTGGATTTTTACTAGAAAGTGGTATTCTAGCATCAACAATTTCCAAAACTATATCTATTATTTTCATATTTTCCTGGATCATATCTTTTGTTTTTTTCATATGTCCGGGATACCAGTTTATTTTTGCATTTGACATTTCTAAAGTGTACCTCCTAATTTTCTTGAGCCTTTATTATAAGTACAATTTCACCCTTTATAGGCTTTTCCTTGAGTCTCTTGGCAACTTCAGTTGTAGTTCCCCTTATTATTTCTTCATAAATTTTAGTTATCTCTCTCACAATAACTATCTCTCTTTCTCCTATAAATTCATGGATATCTCTTACTGTTTTTTCTATTCTATGAGGAGATTCAAAAAGTATAATTGCTCTTTCTTCACTAGCTAATTTTTTCAACAAAGTCTGCCTTCCCTTTTTTTTAGGAAGAAACCCTTCAAAGGCTATCCTTTTCATGTTTAGACCGGCTACAGAGGCAGCCGCAGTCATAGAGCTAGGCCCAGGTACAGGAACTACCTTTAAATCATTATTAAGAGCTACGTCAGCTAACTCAAATCCAGGATCAGATATGCACGGCGTTCCTGCATCAGTTACTAAGGCGATGCTTTTTCCACTCTTCAAAAGATTCATTATATTTTCTATCTGGTGCCCCTTGGTAAACTCATCATATCTATAAACTATAGTTTCTATCTCATAGTGTTTGAGAAGTCGTTTTGTCACTCTCGTGTCTTCTGCAAAGACATAGTCAGCTTCTTTTAATATTCTAACGGCTCTATAAGTTATATCTTCGAGATTTCCTATTGGTGTCGCTACTATGTACAGCATTTCAGACCGCCTTTCAATTATTATTAAAGAGTGAACTCACGCCCACTCTTTAACTTTTTATTTTTTATTATTTAGAAGTATCCCTTTTAACACTCCTATTGCACTTTCAAGCTGAATATCTTTCTGATTCTCTAGTTTCTCAGCTTCCTCTTTACCCTTGAGTTCTTCCAATAATTCCTTTTTGTTTTCCTTTGTTTTTTCCTCATCTATGTTGGTAACGAATCCGTCAAAAAACAGATAATCAGAATCTTCTACCACTTTTATATCGGGCTCTATACCTACTCCGTGGATGGATATTCCACTAGGAGTATAATATTTAGCAATTGTAAGTTTTATACCATCTCCGTCTGGAAGCGGTAGCAGACTCTGGACACTGCCCTTACCAAAACTTTTTTCTCCTAAAAGAACTGCCCTTTTATTATCTTTTAAGGCTCCTGACACGATTTCAGAGGCTGAGGCACTTCCTTCATTTATAAGTACTACCATAGGAAAATCTCCATAATATTTTCCTTCTCTCATGTAAATCTGTTCCTCGCCTGTTTTTCCTTTTACACTTACTACTTTTCCCTCTTTGATAAACATAGAGGATATTTTTATCGATTGATCCAAGGCCCCGCCTGGATTACTTCTTAAATCCAGTATCAAAGCTTTCATTCCTTGTTTAACTAGTGAATCCATAGACTTTCTTACATCAGGATATATATCTTCTCCAAATTGAGTTATTCTGAGATATCCTATTTTATTGTCAAGCATCTTGTTTTTTACATATTTCAGCTCTACGATGGCCCTTGTCAGAATTATCTCTTTAGATTCTTTAGATGAATCTCTGTATATTTTAACCTTAACTTCTGTACCAGGTTCACCTTTTAACTTTTTCACACATTCGTTGCTTGTAAGGGTATAAGTAGATTCTCCGTCTATCTCTATTATTTTATCCTTAGGCTTTATCCCGGCCTTATATGCTGGGGTATCTTCTATAGGCGACACAACAACTAGTGGGTCGTTTTCCTTTTTCTGTATGACCATACCTACACCGGCATATTTTCCTTGTATATCTTCCTTAAAGCTTTCCATCTCAGTTTTATCAAAGTATGTAGAATATGGATCGTCTAAAGATTCCACCATTCCTTTTATAGCCCCATGCATCAGCTCTTTTTTACTTGTTTCTTTTTCTCCTACATGGTTTGCCACTATTATATCCATAATATCAGAGACCTCTTTCAGATGGTTTAGATTTGAAAGAAATCCTCTTTTGGTGTTCGTCAGTTGTTTGTCTGTTTTAGTATTTGCATACACCAAGCTAAATATTACAATAGACAATACAACTACGATTATTTTCATTCTGGTATATTTTTTCATTAAAATTTACCCCCCGGTTTTTAGAGATTTACCCATGTTTATAACCTCATCTATATCAATTTCATTATTCCCATTTTCTAGAGAAAAAAGAGATAAGTATTCCACATTTCCTTTACCGCCTGTTATCGGCGAATAATCTAAAAACTTTAAATATAGACCGTGGGAATTTGCTGAATCGATTATTTTTTCTATAGCCATCTTATGTTTTTTAAAATCTTTGACTATTCCGCCTTTTTCTATATTTTCTCTTCCCACTTCAAACTGAGGTTTGATTAGGGCCATTAATTCAGAGTCACTTTTCATAAAT
This window encodes:
- the rsmI gene encoding 16S rRNA (cytidine(1402)-2'-O)-methyltransferase, which translates into the protein MLYIVATPIGNLEDITYRAVRILKEADYVFAEDTRVTKRLLKHYEIETIVYRYDEFTKGHQIENIMNLLKSGKSIALVTDAGTPCISDPGFELADVALNNDLKVVPVPGPSSMTAAASVAGLNMKRIAFEGFLPKKKGRQTLLKKLASEERAIILFESPHRIEKTVRDIHEFIGEREIVIVREITKIYEEIIRGTTTEVAKRLKEKPIKGEIVLIIKAQEN
- a CDS encoding S41 family peptidase, producing the protein MKKYTRMKIIVVVLSIVIFSLVYANTKTDKQLTNTKRGFLSNLNHLKEVSDIMDIIVANHVGEKETSKKELMHGAIKGMVESLDDPYSTYFDKTEMESFKEDIQGKYAGVGMVIQKKENDPLVVVSPIEDTPAYKAGIKPKDKIIEIDGESTYTLTSNECVKKLKGEPGTEVKVKIYRDSSKESKEIILTRAIVELKYVKNKMLDNKIGYLRITQFGEDIYPDVRKSMDSLVKQGMKALILDLRSNPGGALDQSIKISSMFIKEGKVVSVKGKTGEEQIYMREGKYYGDFPMVVLINEGSASASEIVSGALKDNKRAVLLGEKSFGKGSVQSLLPLPDGDGIKLTIAKYYTPSGISIHGVGIEPDIKVVEDSDYLFFDGFVTNIDEEKTKENKKELLEELKGKEEAEKLENQKDIQLESAIGVLKGILLNNKK